In Holophagales bacterium, one DNA window encodes the following:
- the rpmF gene encoding 50S ribosomal protein L32, with protein sequence MPNPKRRHSKARRDKRRAHDALTAPAVSTCPTCQEPKLPHRVCPHCGTYRGREVVQVKGNQ encoded by the coding sequence ATGCCGAATCCGAAGCGACGCCACTCCAAAGCCCGCCGTGACAAGCGGCGCGCCCACGATGCCTTGACGGCGCCCGCCGTCTCGACCTGCCCGACCTGTCAGGAGCCGAAGCTCCCGCACCGCGTCTGCCCGCACTGCGGAACCTACCGCGGCCGCGAAGTGGTGCAGGTCAAGGGCAACCAGTAG
- a CDS encoding DUF177 domain-containing protein: MKIRLESVHDEPFRWQESVEIPVAGLERSEVLGLSPVVCEGRIVRTDPGFLLDARLVWEQTVTCDRCLVPFTEAREERVEALLLSGPRKPVAGEHELQDEDFGVVRVEGEILETEPLIAEQVQLSLPVKPLCRPDCAGLCPGCGADLNSEPCRCESKPTDPRWAALAALRGRRGEGA; this comes from the coding sequence ATGAAGATCCGCTTAGAGTCCGTTCACGACGAACCGTTCCGCTGGCAGGAGTCCGTCGAGATTCCCGTCGCCGGTCTCGAGCGGTCGGAGGTCCTCGGCCTCTCGCCGGTCGTCTGCGAGGGGAGAATCGTCCGGACCGATCCCGGTTTCCTCCTCGATGCGCGCCTGGTCTGGGAACAGACCGTGACGTGCGATCGCTGCCTCGTTCCGTTCACCGAGGCGCGCGAGGAGCGGGTCGAGGCACTGCTGCTTTCCGGGCCGAGAAAACCGGTCGCCGGGGAGCACGAACTGCAAGACGAGGACTTCGGGGTGGTGCGGGTGGAGGGAGAGATCCTCGAAACGGAGCCGCTGATCGCCGAGCAGGTACAACTCAGCCTGCCGGTCAAGCCGCTCTGCCGGCCGGACTGCGCGGGGCTGTGCCCCGGCTGCGGCGCCGACCTGAATTCCGAGCCGTGCCGGTGCGAGAGCAAGCCGACCGACCCGCGCTGGGCGGCGCTCGCGGCGCTCCGCGGACGCCGGGGCGAAGGGGCCTGA
- a CDS encoding acyl carrier protein produces the protein MSVAEKVKSIIVEQLGVEADEVTSEASFTEDLGADSLDIVELVMAFEEEFGIEIPDEDAEKIGRVSEAVAYIEKHSPEKS, from the coding sequence ATGTCCGTCGCTGAGAAAGTGAAGAGCATCATCGTGGAGCAGCTCGGAGTTGAAGCCGACGAGGTCACCTCCGAAGCCAGCTTCACCGAGGATCTGGGCGCCGACTCGCTCGACATCGTCGAGCTCGTGATGGCTTTCGAAGAGGAGTTCGGCATCGAAATCCCCGACGAGGATGCCGAGAAGATCGGCCGCGTCTCCGAGGCGGTCGCCTACATCGAGAAGCACAGCCCCGAGAAGAGCTGA
- the plsX gene encoding phosphate acyltransferase PlsX, translating to MGGDHAPGEIVRGAHRAAVEDGARLLLVGDRARLEPELARLGNADGRLELCHAEEAVGMDEPAITPIRRKRRASVRVCAELVRDGRARAMVTAGNTGAAMIAAKMVIGTVPGVDRPALAAVLPNRRGRTVLLDVGANVDTKPENLRQFAVMGHFYAQEILGTAAPRLGLLSIGEEEAKGNDFTREVFRALKDSGIHFVGNVEGRDLFTGSVDVIVCDGFVGNALLKAAEAMAELLADMMREELARSSRTRMGYAMARPAFQAFRERTDYREHGAAPLLGLQGGCFIAHGRSNARAVQSAVRRAGEFAAANLDGKIRDKVALLHRAELRLRGEAPA from the coding sequence ATGGGCGGCGACCACGCCCCGGGTGAGATCGTCCGCGGCGCGCATCGCGCTGCCGTGGAGGATGGCGCTCGCCTGCTGCTCGTCGGCGATCGCGCCCGGCTCGAGCCCGAGCTCGCCCGCCTCGGCAATGCCGACGGGCGGCTGGAGCTCTGCCATGCCGAAGAGGCGGTGGGCATGGACGAGCCGGCGATCACCCCGATCCGTCGCAAGCGCCGGGCCTCGGTGCGCGTGTGCGCCGAGCTGGTGCGCGACGGCCGCGCGCGGGCGATGGTCACCGCCGGCAACACCGGCGCGGCGATGATCGCGGCGAAGATGGTCATCGGCACCGTCCCGGGAGTCGATCGTCCCGCGCTTGCCGCGGTGCTGCCGAACCGGCGCGGGCGCACGGTGCTGCTCGACGTCGGGGCCAACGTCGACACCAAGCCCGAGAACCTCCGCCAGTTCGCGGTGATGGGACACTTCTACGCCCAGGAGATCCTCGGCACGGCAGCGCCACGCCTCGGCCTGCTGTCGATCGGCGAGGAGGAGGCCAAGGGCAACGACTTCACCCGCGAGGTGTTCCGCGCCCTGAAGGACTCCGGCATCCACTTCGTCGGCAACGTCGAAGGGCGCGATCTCTTCACCGGCAGCGTCGACGTGATCGTCTGCGACGGCTTCGTCGGCAACGCGCTGCTCAAGGCGGCCGAGGCGATGGCCGAGCTGCTCGCCGACATGATGCGCGAAGAGCTGGCGCGCAGCTCGCGCACGCGCATGGGCTACGCGATGGCGCGCCCGGCCTTCCAGGCTTTCCGTGAACGGACCGACTACCGCGAGCACGGCGCTGCGCCGCTGCTCGGATTGCAGGGCGGTTGCTTCATCGCCCACGGCCGTTCCAACGCCCGCGCCGTGCAGAGTGCCGTGCGGCGGGCCGGCGAGTTCGCTGCGGCGAATCTCGACGGCAAGATCCGCGACAAGGTGGCGCTGCTGCATCGTGCCGAGCTTCGCCTGCGCGGCGAGGCGCCCGCCTGA
- a CDS encoding TIGR02266 family protein, protein MTEPSAAPFVGANRRTAPRVPLVVEVRVLLPDFASFVREVCRNVSIGGMFVQTPTPPPVGSVLRFELDLPDRAGVVHGSGEVAWVRSQDDPPANPAGFGLKFLDVPPTQRDLIFQVVDRFIQRGGAPFDLDQAG, encoded by the coding sequence GTGACCGAACCGTCGGCCGCTCCTTTCGTTGGAGCGAACCGGCGCACTGCACCCCGGGTGCCGCTGGTGGTCGAGGTGCGCGTCCTGCTGCCCGACTTCGCGAGCTTCGTCCGCGAGGTCTGTCGCAACGTCTCGATCGGCGGCATGTTCGTCCAGACGCCGACGCCGCCGCCGGTGGGGAGCGTGTTGCGTTTCGAGCTCGATCTCCCCGATCGGGCGGGGGTGGTCCACGGGAGCGGCGAGGTGGCCTGGGTCCGGTCGCAGGACGACCCTCCGGCGAACCCGGCGGGATTCGGTCTGAAATTCCTCGACGTCCCGCCGACCCAGCGCGACCTGATCTTCCAGGTCGTCGACCGGTTCATCCAGCGCGGCGGCGCGCCCTTCGATCTCGATCAGGCCGGCTGA
- the fabF gene encoding beta-ketoacyl-ACP synthase II: MERRRVVVTGVGLVSPLGVGTHETWQALLAGRSGIGPITRFDASGWESRIAGEVKGFQAERWIEKKDVKKSDAFIHYAVAASMMAVADAGLRVTEENAERVGVVIGSGIGGLPLIERMHTTLLERGPTRVSPFFIPGLIVNLAAGQVSIKLGARGPNTAPCTACTTGLHAVGDAYRLIQHGYAEAMVAGGTESVITPLAVAGFSAMGALSRHNDDPQSASRPWDRDRDGFVMGEGAGILVLEERESARRRGAPIYAEIVGYGMSADAYHISAPHPEGLGGAAVMRLALADASLAPTAIDYINAHGTSTPLGDLAEVAAIKQIFGEHAYQLAVSSTKSATGHLLGAAGGLEAGILALALREQVYPATLNLDHPGEGCDLDFVPGAPRHAAMEVALTNSFGFGGTNGALIMRRHRDEGT, encoded by the coding sequence ATGGAACGACGACGTGTCGTCGTCACCGGCGTCGGCTTGGTGTCGCCGCTCGGTGTCGGTACGCACGAGACCTGGCAGGCACTGCTCGCCGGCCGCAGCGGGATCGGCCCGATCACCCGGTTCGACGCCAGCGGCTGGGAGAGCCGTATCGCCGGAGAGGTGAAGGGGTTCCAGGCCGAGCGCTGGATCGAGAAGAAGGACGTCAAGAAGTCCGACGCCTTCATTCACTATGCGGTGGCGGCGAGCATGATGGCGGTCGCCGACGCCGGCCTGCGCGTCACCGAGGAGAATGCCGAGCGGGTCGGTGTGGTGATCGGCTCGGGGATCGGCGGCCTGCCGTTGATCGAGCGGATGCACACGACGCTGCTCGAACGCGGGCCCACCCGCGTGTCGCCGTTCTTCATCCCCGGTCTGATCGTCAACCTGGCGGCCGGCCAGGTGTCGATCAAGCTCGGCGCGCGCGGACCGAACACCGCTCCCTGCACCGCCTGCACGACCGGACTGCACGCCGTCGGCGACGCCTACCGGCTGATCCAGCACGGCTACGCCGAGGCGATGGTGGCGGGAGGCACCGAGTCGGTGATCACCCCGCTCGCGGTGGCCGGCTTCTCGGCGATGGGCGCGCTGTCCCGGCACAACGACGATCCGCAGAGCGCCTCGCGGCCGTGGGACCGCGACCGCGACGGGTTCGTCATGGGTGAGGGCGCCGGCATCCTGGTGCTCGAGGAGCGCGAATCGGCCCGGCGCCGCGGCGCGCCGATCTACGCCGAGATCGTCGGCTACGGCATGAGCGCCGACGCCTACCACATCTCGGCACCCCATCCGGAAGGGCTCGGCGGTGCGGCAGTCATGCGCCTGGCGCTCGCCGACGCCTCGCTCGCGCCCACGGCGATCGACTACATCAACGCGCACGGCACCTCGACCCCCCTCGGCGACCTCGCCGAGGTCGCCGCGATCAAGCAGATCTTCGGCGAGCACGCCTACCAGCTCGCGGTCTCGTCGACGAAGTCGGCGACCGGCCATCTGCTCGGCGCGGCGGGCGGGCTCGAAGCCGGAATCCTCGCGCTCGCCCTGCGCGAGCAGGTCTACCCGGCGACGCTCAACCTCGATCATCCGGGGGAGGGTTGCGATCTCGACTTCGTGCCCGGTGCGCCGAGGCACGCGGCGATGGAGGTGGCGCTCACCAACTCGTTCGGCTTCGGCGGGACGAACGGCGCGCTGATCATGCGCCGGCACCGCGACGAGGGCACGTGA
- the fabD gene encoding ACP S-malonyltransferase gives MANEAPRLAFVFPGQGSQKVGMGKAWAERFAASSAVFAEADAALGLSLSALCFEGPESELQLTANTQPAILAASIAMARAVSATLTELAPVAVAGHSLGEYTAHVAAGTLSLGDALRLVRRRGELMQQAVPVGVGAMAAVLGLAPEAVAEVAAAAAGDEVCAVANFNSPEQSVLAGHRGAVERAMGLAKERGAKRALPLPVSAPFHCALMRPAREGLAPDLAAARFADPRVPVVTNIDASPVTTGAAARQALERQIDGPVRWTESIRFMAESLGVELFVEIGPGSVLAGLIKRIAPQARTISINEPDGIDRLSEQLTAR, from the coding sequence ATGGCCAACGAGGCCCCACGCTTGGCGTTCGTGTTCCCGGGACAGGGCTCGCAGAAGGTGGGCATGGGGAAGGCCTGGGCGGAACGCTTCGCCGCGTCGTCGGCGGTCTTCGCCGAGGCCGATGCCGCGCTCGGTCTGTCGCTCTCGGCGCTCTGCTTCGAGGGGCCGGAGAGCGAGCTGCAGCTGACCGCCAACACCCAGCCGGCGATTCTCGCCGCGTCGATCGCCATGGCGCGCGCCGTCTCGGCGACGCTCACGGAGCTTGCGCCGGTCGCCGTGGCCGGCCACTCGCTCGGCGAGTACACGGCCCACGTGGCCGCCGGGACCCTGTCGCTCGGCGACGCGTTGCGGCTGGTACGGCGGCGCGGCGAGCTGATGCAGCAGGCGGTGCCGGTGGGGGTCGGAGCGATGGCGGCTGTGCTCGGACTTGCCCCGGAGGCGGTGGCCGAGGTGGCGGCTGCGGCGGCGGGGGACGAGGTCTGCGCGGTGGCGAACTTCAACTCGCCCGAGCAGTCGGTGCTCGCCGGCCATCGCGGCGCGGTCGAGCGGGCGATGGGGCTCGCCAAGGAACGCGGCGCCAAGCGGGCGCTGCCGCTGCCGGTCTCGGCGCCGTTCCACTGCGCCTTGATGCGACCGGCGCGCGAGGGACTCGCCCCCGACCTCGCTGCCGCGCGCTTCGCCGATCCGCGCGTGCCGGTGGTGACCAACATCGACGCGAGCCCGGTGACGACCGGAGCGGCCGCTCGCCAGGCGCTCGAACGGCAGATCGACGGTCCGGTGCGCTGGACCGAGTCGATCCGCTTCATGGCGGAGTCGCTCGGCGTGGAGCTCTTCGTCGAGATCGGCCCCGGTTCGGTGCTCGCCGGGCTGATCAAGCGCATCGCCCCGCAGGCGCGTACGATTTCGATCAACGAGCCCGACGGGATCGACCGGCTCTCCGAGCAGTTGACCGCGAGGTGA